The DNA segment CGCGGCGCGGGTCCCAGATGTCCATGGCCTCGTCCAGCGGCGCGGTCGCCACCGACTGGGTGTGGTGCAGCATCAGTTGCCCCATGCCGTGCAGCAGCCCGGCGGCATAGGCGGCGCTGCCGTCCATGTGGGCCATGCCCGCCAGGGAGCGCGCCAGCTTGGCCGTCATCAGGCTGTACCGCCAGAACGGCTCCAGCGCCATGCCCTGCACCACCCGCACTGCCATGCCTTTCTGCGCCCCGTTCACCAGCATGCGCAGCTGCGACACCCCCAGCAAGGCCAGCGCCTGGGGGATGCCGCGCACCATGCCCGCCATCTGGTACTCCGGCGAATTGGCCAGCGCCAGCAGCTTGGCGGCCAGCACCGGGTCGCAGCCAAACAGCTGGTTGACGCGGCGCAGATTGGGCATGTCACTGAGCAGCTCGCTCAGCAGCAAGGCCACAACCCGCGGCTGGCAGGGCAAGGCAAGGTCTTCGGTGGTCTGCATGCAAAAAGTGAAGGGAAAGTGCGGACTGCGGCAAGCATAGCCGCTGTCTTTACATTTCTACACAAACTCATTGACCACAGATCAAGAAATTGCATCGGCGGGCACCACCACCCGCACGCAGGTGCCGCGGCCCGGGCTGCTCTCCAGCGCAAACTGCGCCCCGATGCGCTGGGCACGGGCCCGCATGCCGTCCACCCCCCAGCCCCGCCCGGACTGACTGCGGCCAGCGCGTGGCACGGGCGCGTCTTCCATGCCGCAGCCGTCGTCCGCCACCTCCAGGGTCCAGGAACCGACGGGCACGGGCTGCAGTTCCACGCGCAGAGAGGTCCCCTTGGAATGCTGCAAGGCATTGCTCATGGCCTCTTGCGCCAGAAAGGCCAGCTGCAGCCCTTTTTCCGCACGCGGGCTGGTGTCCGCCTCGTCCATCGGCATGTTCCACTGCATGACCATGCCACGTTCGCTCAGCAGCGGCTGCAGACGCCAGCGCATGGAGGCCAGGCGCTCGATCAGCGAGGCGTCCGCGTCGTCCAGTGCTTCCATCTCCACGCGCAGCGCAAACATGGCGTGTTCCACGGCGTGCCGCACCTGCGCCAGATTCGGCTGCGGGGTCTCCAGCAGCGCCAGGGCCCCGGACAGGTGGCTGCCTGCACCATCGTGCAGGTCCTGGGCAATGCGTTCGCGCTCGGCCCGCACTTCGGGCGAAACCCGCAGGCTGCTGCGGCGGCGCCAGCGCAACACCTTGGGCCACATCAGCCCGAACCAGGTGGCGGTGAGCAGGTGCAGCACCACGATCACGGCCCAGTTCTGCCATTCGTACAGCGCATCCGGCGATGCTGCCCCCAGATGCCAGTACAGGATGGCGGCAATCTCCAGCAGCCACAGCGCCGTGCCCGCCCCCAGCATCCAGGCGGGATGGCGCTGCGACCTGCGCTGGTGAC comes from the Comamonas terrigena NBRC 13299 genome and includes:
- a CDS encoding HDOD domain-containing protein, producing MQTTEDLALPCQPRVVALLLSELLSDMPNLRRVNQLFGCDPVLAAKLLALANSPEYQMAGMVRGIPQALALLGVSQLRMLVNGAQKGMAVRVVQGMALEPFWRYSLMTAKLARSLAGMAHMDGSAAYAAGLLHGMGQLMLHHTQSVATAPLDEAMDIWDPRRARMEERHWGHCATHTTAALLKQWRLPRELVDSLQCMENPLAFDQFEPMAGVLHLAVWRIRTQAAQWDERSTALSFPSEVGVAMGLDMDVVMQQDTSRWMHSGF
- a CDS encoding sensor histidine kinase; this translates as MPRRHQRRSQRHPAWMLGAGTALWLLEIAAILYWHLGAASPDALYEWQNWAVIVVLHLLTATWFGLMWPKVLRWRRRSSLRVSPEVRAERERIAQDLHDGAGSHLSGALALLETPQPNLAQVRHAVEHAMFALRVEMEALDDADASLIERLASMRWRLQPLLSERGMVMQWNMPMDEADTSPRAEKGLQLAFLAQEAMSNALQHSKGTSLRVELQPVPVGSWTLEVADDGCGMEDAPVPRAGRSQSGRGWGVDGMRARAQRIGAQFALESSPGRGTCVRVVVPADAIS